A stretch of DNA from Methylogaea oryzae:
CTCGCCCGGTAAGGTGTTTTGAGGGCTGTTGGGACCGGCGATATAACCGGTCTTGCCTTCGCCCAAATCGTATGTGCCCGCCCCCGTCTGCTGCCAAACCCCGCCATGATTCACGTGGGTGTAGCCGCCCGGGGGGCTGCCGTTAAGCGGCGCCGGCAAATGATGGTGGTAAAAGACCGTGCCGCGTATGCCGATGGTGGCGACCGGGGTCACCAACTGCACGTTTTCCTTCTTTTCTTTGCCGATGGCGCCGGTTAGGGCACGAATACCGCCGGCGATCAAACGTAGGGCTTGGGTATTGTTGGCATTGTCGCCGGGCTGATAGCGGAAAGCGGTGATTTCCAGCTCGCTGCCAGGTTGAACGGTGGTTTTGGAGCCGTCGCGAAACACCAGCACCGCATAAGCGTCGCCCTGGCTACGCACCCTTTCCTTTTCGTAGAGCGGATTGCCCGTCGCCAAGTCGCGGGCGGCGCCGTTGACGCCGATAGCCTCCACCTTGCCCTGGGCCTGCGCCACCCGCGCCACGGAATTGTCCGGCTTGGCCGGCTCGGCGGCCGCTTTGCCGTCGCAATCCTTGTCGCAAATGCGCGCGTTGAAACCGGCGCCCTGGCTTTTGATGGAAGCCACGGGCGTATCCACCTGGAATTTCTCAGGATTGCTCTTGGCGATCTGGCCCACGTCGGCGCTGATGCCGCCTTTTTCCAGTACCAGCTGGGCCTCCTGCGCTCCCTGCGTCGCGTATTTCTGCACGCGGAAACTGCTGTTGGGACGAATGGTGATGCGCGCCTTATCGGCGAACTCCACGACAACAAAGCTGTCGTTGCCGGTCTGGATCAAATCGCCCTCGTAAATTTCCGCAGCGGATCCCAACAACCTCGGCGCGTTGTCCGCCCCCTCCACCAGGGCCGCGCAAGCGCCCCGGGAAAACACGACGTGACCGGCCACCACCCCGGCCCACGCCGGGGACCAAGCGCCCGGCAACAGCCCGGCGATTAGCGCCAACAGCGGAACCAGGCCGATTCTCAGTGCTTTGGCATTCGACATTCCAAGCCCCTATCCCTATACGATATTACGCGACCAGCCAAAAATTGTAGCACCCATAGTATAGGGATTATCCGTAACCCAACTATCCAGTTCCGTCTTATTCTCCTAATCGTTGCGGTGCCACTTTAAGCATCGGTAAAGTATGCATCATCCACAATCCCGCCTCCATAGCCGGTAAACCCGGCACAAACAAAAAATCCAGGGGGTAATCCCTGGATTTTTTTTGGCGAGGCTAGGTGCGGCTTAACCTTAAACCGATTCGGATCCCCAAAAGGCGTCGATCAGCAGTAAAGCCACCCCCACAGTGATGGCCGAATCCGCCACGTTGAAAGCGGCGAAATGCCAATCGCCCACGTGGAAATCGAAAAAGTCGATGACGTAACCGTAAGCCGCACGATCGACGAGATTGCCCACGGCACCGCCCAGCACCAGGGAAAACCCCGCCGCCTGCCAGTGCTGGCCGGCCTTCAGCTGCCATAGCCAGCGCGCCAGTATGCCGCTGGCCGCGACGGCCAAGCCCATGAACAACCAGCGCTGCCAGCCGCCCGCATCACCCAAAAAGCTGAAAGCGGCGCCGGTGTTGCGCACATAAGTCAGGTTGAACACCGGCAACAGGACGACGCTTTCATACAGCTTGAAAGCGGCGTCCACCCACAGCTTGCTGGCTTGATCCAGCACCAGCACCGCCACCGACAGCCATAACCAGCGCAGCATCACGGCACCTCAGGCGAAACGGCGGCTTTCGCCGGCGCCGGCCACGTTGTCGGCGCAACGGCCGCACAGCTCGGGATGGTCGGCGTGGCTGCCCACGTCCTCGCGGTGGTGCCAGCAGCGCACGCACTTGGCTTGCCCGGTGGCCAAAGCGCGAATTTTCACGCCGGCCACGTCGCCGCTCACGGCATCGGCCGGCGCCTGCTCCAGCGGCAAGACGCGGGCATCGGAGGTAATCAGGACAAAACGCAGCTCGTCGCCCAAGCGTCCCAGCAATTCCTGGTGCTCCGCGTCGCAATACAGCTCCACCTCGCCCGCCAGGGACGAGCCGATGGCGCCGGCCACCCGCAGCTTTTCCAATTCCTTGCTGACGGTTTCCCGCACCGCCAAAGTCCGCTCCCAGAAATCCCGGCCCAAGCGTGCGTCCTCGAAGGACTGCAAACCGTCGTACCAGGTGGTGAGGAACACCGAATCGGCTTTCTCCCCCGGCAGGTATTGCCAGATTTCCTCGGCGGTGAAGCTCAGGATTGGCGCCAGCCAGCGCGCCAACGCCTGCACCAGACGGTACATCGCGGTCTGGCCGGAGCGGCGCGCGACGCTGTCGGTACGCAGGGTGTAGATGCGGTCCTTCAGCACGTCCAGGTAGAAGCTGCCCAGGTCCACCGAACAGAAGTGGTGAACTTTCTGGTAGACCAGGTGGAACTGGTAGCTGTTATAGGCTTCGACCACTTCCTGCTGCAACTGCCAGGCCTTGTCCACCACCCAGCGGTCCAGGGCCAGCATGTCCTCCGGCTGGACCAGGTCGCGGGCCGGCTCGAAGCCGTCCAGGTTGGCCAACAAATAGCGGGAGGTATTGCGCAAGCGGCGGTAGACGTCGGAGACGCGCTTCAAGATTTCGTCCGACACGCGCATTTCGGCGCTGTAGTCGGTGGCCGCCACCCACAGGCGCAGCACGTCCGCGCCCAGGCTGTTGAACACCTTTTGCGGGGCGACCACATTGCCCTTGGACTTGGACATCTTGTTGCCGTGCTGGTCCACGGTGAAGCCGTGAGTCAGCACCTGCTTATAGGGTGCCTCGCCGTGCACGCCGATAGACGCCAGCAAGGACGACTGGAACCAGCCGCGGTGCTGGTCGGAGCCTTCCAGATACAGATCGGCCGGGAAGTGCAGGTCGTCGCGGCGGCTCAACACGGCGTAGTGGGTCACGCCGGAGTCGAACCACACGTCCAGGGTGTCCTTGATCTTGCTGTAGTCGGCGGCTTCCGCCCCCAGCAGCTCTTCCGGCTCCAGCTCGAACCACGCATCGATGCCCTTCTCTTCGATGCGCTGGGCCACGGTCTCGATCAATTCCGCCGTCTTGGGGTGCAGTTCGCCGGTCTGCTGGTGCACGAACAGGGTGATGGGCGCGCCCCAGGTGCGCTGGCGCGACACGCACCAGTCGGGACGGCCGTTGACCATGCCTTCGATGCGCGCCTGGCCCCAGTCGGGAATCCACTGCACTTTGTTGATTTCGCCCAGCGCTTTGCTGCGCAGGCCGTTGTGGTCCATGGCGATGAACCATTGCGGCGTGGCGCGGAAGATCACCGGCGTCTTGTGGCGCCAGCAGTGGGGATAGCTATGCTCCAGCGCGGCTTCCTTCACCAGGGCGCGGTGTTCCTTCAGCACTTCCACCACATGGGCGTTGGCGTTCATCACGTGTTCGCCGGCGAAAATTTCCGTGCCGGGCAGGAACACGCCGTTGTCGCCCACCGGATTGTCCACCGGCAGACCGTAGCGCTGGCCCACCACGAAGTCTTCCTGGCCGTGGCCGGGCGCGGTATGCACGGCGCCTGTGCCGGCGTCCGTGGTGACGTGCTCGCCGACGATGACCGGCACCCGGCGGTAGTAGAACGGATGCTGCAACAGCGCGTGCTCCAGCGCCGCGCCCTTGCCGTAGGCCACGACGCGGTAGTCTTCCACGCCGTAGCGGCCCATGGTGTCTTTCAACAGCGCTTCGGCGATCAGCAGCCGTTCCGGGCCGTCTTCGCCCGCACACTGCACCAGGGCATAATCCAGCTCCGCGTTGAGGGCCACGCCCTGGTTGGCGGGCAGGGTCCAGGGCGTGGTGGTCCAGATCACCACCGACACCGGCCCCTCGCCGGCATGGCCGTCCACGTGCTGCAATCGCTGGAGGAAATCGGCCTCGTCCACCGCCTTGAAGCGCACGTCGATGGCGATGGAACGCTTGTTCTCGTACTCCACTTCGGCTTCCGCCAGGGCCGAGCCGCAATCGCAGCACCAGTACACAGGCTTCACGCCCTTGGTCAAATGGCCGTTGGCGCACACCTTGCCCAGGGCGCGCACGATGTCGGCCTCGAACTTGAAATCCATGGTGAGATAGGGATTGTCCCAGTCGCCGAACACGCCCAGACGGACGAAGTCCTTACGCTGGCTGTCCACCTGCACGGCGGCGTAGTCGCGGCAGGCTTTGCGGAATTCGGCAGGCGTCACTTTCACGCCGGCCTTGCCCACTTTCTTTTCCACCTGCAATTCGATGGGCAGGCCGTGGCAGTCCCAACCCGGCACGTAGGGAGCGTCGAAGCCGTCCAGGGTCTTGGCCTTGACGATGATGTCCTTGAGCACCTTGTTGACGGCGTGGCCGATGTGGATTTCGCCGTTGGCGTAGGGCGGACCGTCGTGCAGCACGAAGCGGGGACGGCCGGCGGACGCAGCGCGGATCTTCTGGTAGATGCCCTGCTCCAGCCAGCGCTGCACCTGCTCGGGTTCGCGCTGGGACAGGCCGGCCTTCATGGGGAAATCGGTATGCGGCAGATTGAGGGTGCTTTTGTAATCCATCGTCATTAAGTCAGGCTAGTTAGGGCAACAAATTCCGCTGCGCCAGGAAAGCGCGGGCTGCCAGAGCGTCGCTTTGGATTTGGGCGCGCAGCATTTCCATGGAGGAAAACCGCTGCTCGTCGCGCAGCTTGCCGTGGAAACGCACTTCCACCAGGCGCTGATAGATATCTTGGTGAAAATCGAACAGATGGGTTTCCAGCAACACCGCGCTGCCGCCGTCCACGGTGGGCCGCTGGCCGACGTTGGCGACGCCGGCCAATTCGCGGCCGTTTATGCCCCGCATTGTAACGGCAAACACCCCTTTGACCGGAACGTTTTTGCGGCGCAGCGCCAGGTTGGCGGTGGGAAAACCCAATACCCGCCCCAACTGGTTGCCGTGCACCACCCGGCCGCACACGGCGTAAGGCCGGCCCAGCAAGCGCTCGGCCAGGGCGCAGTCGCCAGACATCAACGCCTCCCGAACCCAGGTGCTGCTGACCCGGCGGCCGTCCATGGCGAAGGTCGGGGTATCGGCCACGGCATACCCCGCGGCCTCACCCGCTCGGCACAGCAGGTCGAAATCCCCGCGCCGCGCCCGGCCGAAGCGGAAATCGTCGCCCACCACCAAATATTTCACCCGCAAACCGTCGATCAGGGTTTCCCGGATGAACGCCTCCGGCTCCTGCTCCGCCAACCCCCGGTCGAACCGCAATAGCAGCGCATAATCCACCGGCAATTGGGCCAGAGCCTGGATTTTCTCCCGCAAGCGGCACAAGCGCCCCGGCGCTTGGTCGGGCTGAAAATATTCGCGCGGCTGCGGCTCGAACAACGCCACCACCACCGGCAATCCCATGCACCGCCCCTGTTCCGCCAGCCCGCGAATCAACGCCTCGTGCCCCCGATGCACGCCGTCGAACGTGCCGATGGTAGCCACGCACCCCAGGGGCAAGGCCGGCAAATTAGCGATTCCGCGGACAATGCGCATGTCGATTTACGGTGAAAAAGGCATAAGGGCGCGATTTTACCAGCGAGCAAGCCAAATCGGCCTATGCCTCGCCGCCGCGCAGGGACAAATGACGCGGCCGCATGCCGCAAAGCCACAGGCACAGGCCGTAAACGCCGGCGCCGGCGACAACCCACAGCAACAAATGGCCGGCCCGCTCCGCCTTGTCCCAACCGGCCCATTCGCCCCTATCGGCCCAGCGGAACAGCCACAGGCCCATGGCCGCATTGGCAACGGCCATGCGGCCGAAAAACTCGCCCCAGCCCGGTGCCGGCTGGTAAACGCCGTCCTTGAGCAGCTTGCGCAACAACAACCCGGAATTGAGCAGAGCCGCCAAAGCCGTGGCTAAGGCCAAGCCGGCGTGGGCCAGCCAAGGCGCCAGCGCAAAACTGAGGACGATATTGGCCGCCACCGCCACCACACCGTAGCGCACCGGGCTTCGGGCGTCCTGCCGAGCAGAATAGCCCGGCACCAGCACTTTCACCGCCACGAAACCAACCAAACCCAGGCTATAAGCCAACAAGCTTTGGCCGGCCATGCGCACGTCGGTGGCGGTGAACTCCTCGTATTCGAACAATACCGACAGGATAGGCTCGGCCAATAACGCCAACCCGACGGTCGCCGGCAAGCCCACGGCCGCCACCCAGCGCAATGCCCAATCCAGCGCCAAGGAAAAGGCCCCCGCCCGCCCGCCGGAATGGTTCAAGGACAGGGCCGGCAGCACCACCGTACCCAAAGCCACGCCGAACAGGCCCACGGGAAACTCCAGCAGCCGATCCGAGTAATACAGCCAGGACACGCTGCCGGACGCCAGCAGCGAAGCCAGTACAGTATTGAGCAACAGATTGATCTGCGTCACCGACACGCCGAACAGCGACGGCCCGATCAACCCCAGAATGCGGCGCACGCCGGCGTCGCCGAACCCCCAGCGCAACCGCGGCAACAGCCCCAGCCGCCATAGGGCCGGCGCCTGGAACAGCAACTGCGCCGCGCCGGCGACGGACACGCTCCAGGCCAGAGCCAGCATGGGCTCGTCCGACAAGGGAGCCAGCCACAGGGCGGCGGCGATCATGCACAGATTGAGGATGACCGGCGTAATGGCCGGCACGGCGAAACGGCCGAAAATATTGAGGATGCCGCCGGCGAACGCAGTCAGGGAAATGAAAAACAAGTAAGGGAAAGTCACCCGCAGCAGTTGCACCGCCAGATCGTACTGCCGCCCCTCCTGGGCGAAGCCCGGCGCGAACAGCAGGATCACCCACGGCGCCGCCGCCATGCCGATGGCCGTCAGCGCCAGCAGCAACGAGGCCAGCGCGCCCGCCGTGCCGTCGATAAAGGCTTTCAATTCGGCATGACCGTTGTTCTGCCGGCATTCCGACAGCGCCGGCACAAAAGCCTGGGCGAATGCCCCTTCGGCGAACAGCCGGCGCAGGAAGTTGGGGATTTTGAAAGCCACGAAAAACGCATCGGTAGCGGCCGTAGCGCCGAACGCCTGGGCAATCGCCATATCGCGCACGAAACCCAGCAGCCGCGACACCAGAGTCATGCCGCCAACCACCGCTGTGGACTTCATCAACCGCCCGCTCAACCCCGTCTCCAGCCACGTTCGCAAAAGGCCGCAGTATAATGCCGCGCCGGGCTGGCCGACAGCAAATAAGCATTGACAAAAATCCCCCGATTCAACACAATGCGCCTCTTACGAATTTCTTTCGACAAAGGTTAAGGGGACAAGCTTTGGCTAACATTGCATCCGCGAAAAAGCGCGCCCGCCAAGCGGAGCAGCGCAGAGAACACAACGCTGCCATGCGCAGCCGCCTGCGCACACACGTTAAGAAAGTTCTCGTGGCCGTGCAGACCGGCGACGCCGCTCAAGCACAAGCCGCTTTCCGCGAAGCGCAGCCGATCATCGACTCCGCCGTGAACAAAGGCCTGATCCACAAGAACAAGGCCGCTCGTCACAAGAGCCGCCTGAACGCCAAGGTGAAGGCGCTGGCCCTGGCTTCCTAAGGCTAGGCGCAAGCTGCGAAAAAGGCCGGCTCAGCCGGCCTTTTTTATTGCCCGAAATTCGCTCGCCGCGCGCGGCGCCAGGCTTACTTGACGCAGACGGCGCGTACCTGATGGATGTCGGTGTACCCCTGGAAGCATTTCACGATGCCGTCCTGCTTCAAGGTGCGCATGCCTTCGTTATAAGCGGCCAGCAGCATATCCGGCACCGACGCGCGCTCCAGGATCATGCGCTTGACGCGCGGCGACGCCACCAGCAATTCGTGCAAAGCGACGCGCCCCCGATAACCGCTGTTCTCGCACGCCTCGCAGCCCCTGGCGCGATACAACCGCGGCTTGCCGTCTTCGCCCCGGTGCTGGCCCCATTCCTCCAACACCGAGTAGCGCATCACCTCGACCTGGTCCGGATGCACGTCGGGCGGCAAGGTTTCCGCCGTGTACTCGCGGAACAAAGGCCCCAGCGTCTCGTATTCCACCACGTACCCCTCCTTGCAAGCGGGACATAGGCGCTTGGCCAACCGCTGGGCCAACACCCCCAGCAGCGCGTCGGAGAAATTGAAGGCGTTCATCCCCATATCCAGCAGCCGCACCACCGACTCCGGCGCGCTGTTGGTGTGCAGGGTGGAAAACACCAAATGCCCGGTGAGGGAGGCCTCGATGGCGACGGAGGCGGTTTCCTCGTCGCGCATCTCCCCCACCATGATGATATCCGGGTCGGCGCGCAGAAAGGTGCGCATGCAGCCGGCGAAGGTGATGCCGATTTTCTGGTTCACCTGCACTTGGCGCAGCCCGTCCTGGGTGATTTCCACCGGATCCTCGGCGGTCCAGATTTTGCGCCCCGGCGTGTTCAAATGGCCCAGCACCGAATGCAGGGTGGTCGTTTTGCCCGACCCGGTGGGGCCGCACACCAAAAACAGGCCGTAAGGCTTGGCGATCAACTGCTTGATGTTTTCCAAATTGCTCGGCGTCAGCAACAAATCGTCCAACGGCAAACGCTCGCTGCCCGCCAACAAGCGCATCACCACGTCCTCCATGCCGCCCGCCGTCGGCACGGTGACCACGCGCAGCTCCAGCTTGGCCGGGCCGAATTTGCTGAAGTCGATCTTGCCGTCCTGGGGCTTGCGGCGCTCGGCGATATCCAGGCCGCACATCACCTTGACCCTGGCCACGATGGCGTTGCGGTAGTGGAAAGGCAACTCGGCGTAATTCACCAAGGTGCCGTCTTTGCGGAAACGGATGAGGCTCTTGCGCCGCCCCGAATAAGGCTCGATATGGATATCCGACGCACGCTGCTCATAGGCGTCCAGGATCATGCGATTGACGAACTTGACCAGGGCGTTGTCCGACTCCGACAACTCGTAACCGAGGTCGTCCGCCTCCGATTGGCTG
This window harbors:
- a CDS encoding FecR family protein yields the protein MSNAKALRIGLVPLLALIAGLLPGAWSPAWAGVVAGHVVFSRGACAALVEGADNAPRLLGSAAEIYEGDLIQTGNDSFVVVEFADKARITIRPNSSFRVQKYATQGAQEAQLVLEKGGISADVGQIAKSNPEKFQVDTPVASIKSQGAGFNARICDKDCDGKAAAEPAKPDNSVARVAQAQGKVEAIGVNGAARDLATGNPLYEKERVRSQGDAYAVLVFRDGSKTTVQPGSELEITAFRYQPGDNANNTQALRLIAGGIRALTGAIGKEKKENVQLVTPVATIGIRGTVFYHHHLPAPLNGSPPGGYTHVNHGGVWQQTGAGTYDLGEGKTGYIAGPNSPQNTLPGEPPFMLRFEQMTPSPENVQVDPALMFNSAPKPGPSLTVQAKGDGKVVVEDKKGGKTELGDKQSSKTNSEGGTAMSNTGDAGDGDGGEDGFQSLPGGGGDPNGGSGSAACS
- the lspA gene encoding signal peptidase II; this encodes MLRWLWLSVAVLVLDQASKLWVDAAFKLYESVVLLPVFNLTYVRNTGAAFSFLGDAGGWQRWLFMGLAVAASGILARWLWQLKAGQHWQAAGFSLVLGGAVGNLVDRAAYGYVIDFFDFHVGDWHFAAFNVADSAITVGVALLLIDAFWGSESV
- the ileS gene encoding isoleucine--tRNA ligase; its protein translation is MDYKSTLNLPHTDFPMKAGLSQREPEQVQRWLEQGIYQKIRAASAGRPRFVLHDGPPYANGEIHIGHAVNKVLKDIIVKAKTLDGFDAPYVPGWDCHGLPIELQVEKKVGKAGVKVTPAEFRKACRDYAAVQVDSQRKDFVRLGVFGDWDNPYLTMDFKFEADIVRALGKVCANGHLTKGVKPVYWCCDCGSALAEAEVEYENKRSIAIDVRFKAVDEADFLQRLQHVDGHAGEGPVSVVIWTTTPWTLPANQGVALNAELDYALVQCAGEDGPERLLIAEALLKDTMGRYGVEDYRVVAYGKGAALEHALLQHPFYYRRVPVIVGEHVTTDAGTGAVHTAPGHGQEDFVVGQRYGLPVDNPVGDNGVFLPGTEIFAGEHVMNANAHVVEVLKEHRALVKEAALEHSYPHCWRHKTPVIFRATPQWFIAMDHNGLRSKALGEINKVQWIPDWGQARIEGMVNGRPDWCVSRQRTWGAPITLFVHQQTGELHPKTAELIETVAQRIEEKGIDAWFELEPEELLGAEAADYSKIKDTLDVWFDSGVTHYAVLSRRDDLHFPADLYLEGSDQHRGWFQSSLLASIGVHGEAPYKQVLTHGFTVDQHGNKMSKSKGNVVAPQKVFNSLGADVLRLWVAATDYSAEMRVSDEILKRVSDVYRRLRNTSRYLLANLDGFEPARDLVQPEDMLALDRWVVDKAWQLQQEVVEAYNSYQFHLVYQKVHHFCSVDLGSFYLDVLKDRIYTLRTDSVARRSGQTAMYRLVQALARWLAPILSFTAEEIWQYLPGEKADSVFLTTWYDGLQSFEDARLGRDFWERTLAVRETVSKELEKLRVAGAIGSSLAGEVELYCDAEHQELLGRLGDELRFVLITSDARVLPLEQAPADAVSGDVAGVKIRALATGQAKCVRCWHHREDVGSHADHPELCGRCADNVAGAGESRRFA
- the ribF gene encoding bifunctional riboflavin kinase/FAD synthetase, with the translated sequence MRIVRGIANLPALPLGCVATIGTFDGVHRGHEALIRGLAEQGRCMGLPVVVALFEPQPREYFQPDQAPGRLCRLREKIQALAQLPVDYALLLRFDRGLAEQEPEAFIRETLIDGLRVKYLVVGDDFRFGRARRGDFDLLCRAGEAAGYAVADTPTFAMDGRRVSSTWVREALMSGDCALAERLLGRPYAVCGRVVHGNQLGRVLGFPTANLALRRKNVPVKGVFAVTMRGINGRELAGVANVGQRPTVDGGSAVLLETHLFDFHQDIYQRLVEVRFHGKLRDEQRFSSMEMLRAQIQSDALAARAFLAQRNLLP
- the murJ gene encoding murein biosynthesis integral membrane protein MurJ, yielding MKSTAVVGGMTLVSRLLGFVRDMAIAQAFGATAATDAFFVAFKIPNFLRRLFAEGAFAQAFVPALSECRQNNGHAELKAFIDGTAGALASLLLALTAIGMAAAPWVILLFAPGFAQEGRQYDLAVQLLRVTFPYLFFISLTAFAGGILNIFGRFAVPAITPVILNLCMIAAALWLAPLSDEPMLALAWSVSVAGAAQLLFQAPALWRLGLLPRLRWGFGDAGVRRILGLIGPSLFGVSVTQINLLLNTVLASLLASGSVSWLYYSDRLLEFPVGLFGVALGTVVLPALSLNHSGGRAGAFSLALDWALRWVAAVGLPATVGLALLAEPILSVLFEYEEFTATDVRMAGQSLLAYSLGLVGFVAVKVLVPGYSARQDARSPVRYGVVAVAANIVLSFALAPWLAHAGLALATALAALLNSGLLLRKLLKDGVYQPAPGWGEFFGRMAVANAAMGLWLFRWADRGEWAGWDKAERAGHLLLWVVAGAGVYGLCLWLCGMRPRHLSLRGGEA
- the rpsT gene encoding 30S ribosomal protein S20: MANIASAKKRARQAEQRREHNAAMRSRLRTHVKKVLVAVQTGDAAQAQAAFREAQPIIDSAVNKGLIHKNKAARHKSRLNAKVKALALAS
- a CDS encoding GspE/PulE family protein yields the protein MDAPVASVEELAAALTRQSPQPYAKLSGVLLREGLITEAQLRAALALQVQQPGLRMEDVLLRQGVISAMDLNRAIAIQVGVPRVDLRRFKASVDALRLVPEKLATSLKAMPLCVLNSSLVVAVANPMDPAPLEQLRFHTGMTLEPVLAPEEEVLWAIERYYSGNIDLLASILDDSQSEADDLGYELSESDNALVKFVNRMILDAYEQRASDIHIEPYSGRRKSLIRFRKDGTLVNYAELPFHYRNAIVARVKVMCGLDIAERRKPQDGKIDFSKFGPAKLELRVVTVPTAGGMEDVVMRLLAGSERLPLDDLLLTPSNLENIKQLIAKPYGLFLVCGPTGSGKTTTLHSVLGHLNTPGRKIWTAEDPVEITQDGLRQVQVNQKIGITFAGCMRTFLRADPDIIMVGEMRDEETASVAIEASLTGHLVFSTLHTNSAPESVVRLLDMGMNAFNFSDALLGVLAQRLAKRLCPACKEGYVVEYETLGPLFREYTAETLPPDVHPDQVEVMRYSVLEEWGQHRGEDGKPRLYRARGCEACENSGYRGRVALHELLVASPRVKRMILERASVPDMLLAAYNEGMRTLKQDGIVKCFQGYTDIHQVRAVCVK